The Microcystis aeruginosa NIES-843 sequence AAAGCCATGCAACCAATCGGCCCGGGTTAGTCCATAAATCACGACCACCGCCGCGCAAATGGCAAGCGCAATCATCGTCAATTTACCGACAATGCGACGGGTTTCTTTCTGTAAGACCGTGTCTTCCGGTTCAACCGTTTGCAGAGCTTTGCCAATTTTTCCCATTTCAGTATGTATGCCCGTTGCTTGCACCTGGGCAATGCCCTGCCCTTGCACCGCAAGAGTGCCAGAATAGACAGTGGGTAAGTCGTCTCCACCCGGTCTCAAGGTTGCTGAAAGTTTCTCTGGGTCTTCTTCCAGCTGGATGGTGCGTTTCCTGACCGGAACAGACTCCCCGGTTAACAGCGATTCATCAATCGTCAAGTGAGTCGACCACAGCAAAATCGCATCCGCAGGAACGCGATCGCCCTCCTCCACCACGATCAAATCGCCCTGTACCACTTCTCGCCCCGCAATCCGCTGCCGCTCCCCATCTCGAATCACCAAGGCCCGAGGACTGGATAAGTCCCGCAGTGCTTCTAGAGAACGTTCCGTTTTTTGCTCCTGGTAAAGATTGATGCCAATAATAAAAAAGACAAACCCCAACAAAATCAGAGCTTCTTGAGCATCACCCAAAAAGAGGTAGATGACACCACAGGCAATCAGGAGCAAGAAAATCGGCTCTTGGATAATGTCTAGGGCGATCCTTAAAAAAGTACGATGCTGGGTTGAGGGCAGTTCGTTGTAGCCATGCTGTTTCAAGCGATCGCCAGCTTCTTGGCTAGACAACCCGTTAAACTGCCTATTTTGCATAGGTGCAACCATAACACTTACCTAGGTTTTTCACACAGGCTATTCTCGCATATAAAGAGTTGGTAATGGGAGCATCTCACCTTTGCAATGAGCATAAATACTTAGTGGAAAAATAGGCTTTTCGAGGGTAATTCTTGTTTTAATTCTCCATGTACGCAGTCTTTAAAAGCCTCTATTTCGTTCCAAGACACGATTAAGAGTGGCTTTTAGGCTAAGTATAATTACTTATCGCGTAAGTGAGATGCTCCCGTTGGTAATTGCCTCCGGCTTACCGAAAAATTGGGTTTAAAGCCTCGCCCTTTGAGGGCGACTTTATATGATGTATAATATTAAAAATAGGGGGCCGGGTAAGCAACCGCTGAAAAAACCCAGTCATCAACCGATGAACGCACCTTGAAAACTAGAGTTATGGGGTTCTCTAGGGGAATGCTCCTATAGGTAAAAGCTCTCAGCACCAAGTACCAAAGAAACCAATTATTTTAGAGGTTTGGAACTGTATCGTCGGGCAGACGAAAACAGGCTTCTGTAAGGTCGCGAAAGTCTGAGGAGAGAACCACCTCTAGGTGGGATTTCGCCAGGAATCTAATTCAAGTGGACTCGTTGAGCCAGAAATTCACAGCAGTGATGCTAGAAAAATCCACGTCCGTTTACGGCGTGGGGTATGTCAATTCTGTCTGAGATTAGATCAAATCTTTGAGAAGGTTGTCAGGAAAGCAACGGCGATCGCACTTGCCCCAAGAATAATTAATGTCCAGACCTGATTTTTTTGGGTTCCTTCCACTGATTTCAGGCGATTATCGATTCCCTCAACCTTTTCGGTTAACTTTGCCTGTCCTACCTCTAGCTTATTTAACCGTTCATCGATTTTGTCAAATTTTTGATTAACATCTTTTTGGAGACTTTCAAATTTTTGAGTAACATCTTTTTGGAGATTGTCAATTTTCCCCTCAATCCTAGTCAAAACAGCTTCTAGGGAATAGGTAACGGTTTCGTTAGACATAGTATCAACTTCCATTAGATATATTTTCTCAGTCCGCTATCGGGGACTATTTTAAGACTAAACCGGTTCGAGGTTGTCTGAGAAGATCGTTTTTCTGGGATGACAAAACTTGAAACTGTGACTAATAGCCACGGGTTAATTCTAGCCCACATTCCGCACCCTAAAGTGTCACATTGAAAATTTTATCTAAATCGTCAAAACGATTGCCGGCTCTGAATTACAGGCTAGTTTGTTTGCCCAGCCGATGCACAATTAGCCCTAAAAATCTGATAGTTCTGATACTAAATTATTGAGAGAAACTCTCATTA is a genomic window containing:
- a CDS encoding DUF4164 family protein, giving the protein MSNETVTYSLEAVLTRIEGKIDNLQKDVTQKFESLQKDVNQKFDKIDERLNKLEVGQAKLTEKVEGIDNRLKSVEGTQKNQVWTLIILGASAIAVAFLTTFSKI